The proteins below are encoded in one region of Paraburkholderia phenazinium:
- a CDS encoding DEAD/DEAH box helicase: protein MNSPASASADSRSFDLLHEKIRRWVWREGWTELRDAQERAVPALINADRDIIIAAATAAGKTEAAFLPILSNLLRDEPCTGSVLYISPLKALINDQWSRLNDLCEELEIPVIGWHGDVSASRKQRFFKNPKGVLLITPESLEAMFVNRGSSLQATFGALRYIVVDELHAFIGSERGKQLQSLMHRVERVCGRRVPRVGLSATLGDMQLAARFLRAGGEGAVEIVDSKSGGQELKVLIKGFVLRPPRIEVEPDLENPVLEDAVAGSTVDVANQIYASLRGSNNLIFPNSRRQVETYADLLRRACERDGYPNEFWPHHGSLSKELREDTERALKDGTRPASAICTTTLELGIDIGAVKSIAQIGAPPSVASLRQRLGRSGRRKGEPAILRGYCVESELKADSDFSDRIRESLVQSVAMVNLLMRGWFEPPRVGGMHASTLVQQILSIIAERCGCTAGELWGCLIASGTFEAIDKSTFTEVLQHLGKLDLIVQSSNGLLLHGGVGEKLVNHYEFYSAFTTDEEFRVVAGGRQLGSVPVAHPMTKGQGLIFGGRRWRVEEVDQEGKTIYVISDKGGAPPQFDGNGAMVHDEVRREMRRILGSSEPIFLLDARGQELLHEARRYYTDASLTSTAIFQEGSSVLLATWCGDWLNDALVLLLRTNKLDAYNNGVAISVSNGSVDRVVAVLRDVGRFDAEAAMEVVSEIENIDREKWDWALPVSVKRTAFASSHLDVEGALSFARHAS from the coding sequence ATGAACTCGCCAGCTTCCGCCTCGGCTGACTCCCGAAGCTTCGACCTGCTCCACGAAAAGATTCGACGTTGGGTCTGGAGGGAGGGGTGGACCGAGCTACGCGACGCGCAGGAGCGCGCCGTTCCCGCGCTCATCAATGCAGACCGTGACATCATCATCGCAGCCGCGACGGCGGCCGGGAAAACGGAAGCTGCGTTCCTTCCCATTCTGTCGAATTTGCTGCGCGACGAGCCGTGTACCGGGTCGGTGCTTTATATCAGCCCGTTGAAGGCCCTTATCAACGACCAATGGTCGCGATTGAATGACCTTTGCGAAGAACTTGAGATTCCCGTGATTGGTTGGCATGGAGACGTGTCAGCTAGCCGCAAGCAGCGATTCTTTAAGAATCCAAAGGGCGTTCTGCTGATAACACCCGAGTCTCTCGAAGCGATGTTTGTCAATCGTGGTTCGTCCTTGCAGGCAACATTCGGCGCGCTGCGCTACATCGTTGTCGACGAATTACATGCGTTTATTGGCTCTGAGCGCGGGAAGCAACTCCAGTCGCTGATGCATCGTGTCGAACGAGTATGTGGGCGACGAGTGCCACGCGTAGGGCTTTCGGCCACTCTCGGCGACATGCAACTTGCAGCGCGATTTCTGCGGGCAGGTGGCGAGGGTGCAGTCGAAATAGTTGACTCGAAGAGCGGTGGGCAAGAACTGAAGGTCCTGATAAAGGGATTTGTCCTTCGGCCGCCAAGAATTGAAGTTGAGCCTGATTTGGAAAACCCGGTTCTCGAGGATGCAGTTGCCGGCAGTACCGTTGATGTGGCCAACCAGATATATGCCTCTCTGCGGGGCTCTAACAACCTCATATTCCCCAACAGCCGCAGGCAAGTCGAGACTTATGCCGACTTGCTACGCCGCGCGTGTGAGCGAGATGGGTATCCGAACGAGTTCTGGCCTCACCACGGAAGCCTTTCGAAGGAACTACGGGAAGATACGGAGCGAGCACTCAAAGATGGTACAAGACCGGCGAGTGCCATTTGCACTACTACCCTCGAGCTTGGAATCGATATCGGCGCAGTAAAGAGCATCGCGCAGATTGGTGCACCGCCATCTGTAGCGAGCCTTCGTCAACGTCTCGGGCGCTCAGGCCGGCGCAAGGGAGAGCCGGCAATCTTGCGTGGGTACTGCGTCGAATCGGAGCTGAAGGCGGATTCAGATTTTTCGGACCGCATACGGGAAAGCCTTGTCCAGTCAGTCGCGATGGTAAATCTTTTGATGCGCGGGTGGTTCGAACCGCCTAGGGTTGGCGGAATGCATGCGTCGACGCTAGTCCAGCAGATTCTTTCGATTATCGCCGAACGTTGTGGTTGTACCGCTGGAGAGCTTTGGGGCTGCCTGATAGCTAGTGGCACGTTCGAGGCAATAGATAAGTCCACTTTCACCGAGGTCTTGCAGCATCTCGGCAAACTAGACCTCATCGTCCAATCGTCCAACGGGCTACTGCTTCATGGCGGAGTCGGGGAGAAACTGGTTAACCACTATGAGTTCTATTCGGCTTTCACCACCGACGAAGAATTTCGTGTGGTTGCCGGCGGACGCCAGCTTGGAAGCGTGCCAGTGGCTCATCCGATGACCAAGGGTCAAGGCTTGATATTCGGGGGGCGACGCTGGCGTGTCGAAGAGGTCGACCAGGAAGGAAAGACTATCTACGTAATATCAGACAAAGGCGGCGCTCCGCCGCAATTTGATGGCAATGGCGCGATGGTGCACGACGAAGTGCGGCGCGAAATGCGACGTATCCTCGGCAGTAGTGAACCCATATTCTTGCTTGACGCTCGAGGACAAGAGTTACTCCACGAGGCGCGTCGCTACTACACTGATGCGTCGCTAACAAGTACCGCGATTTTCCAAGAGGGCAGCTCCGTGCTTTTGGCAACGTGGTGTGGCGACTGGCTTAATGATGCGCTGGTGCTGCTGCTGCGCACAAACAAACTTGATGCATACAACAATGGCGTGGCGATTAGCGTATCTAATGGGAGTGTCGACCGCGTGGTCGCTGTACTACGCGACGTAGGTAGATTCGACGCCGAGGCAGCAATGGAAGTCGTGTCTGAAATTGAGAATATCGACCGCGAGAAGTGGGACTGGGCACTACCCGTGTCAGTCAAGCGCACAGCATTCGCATCCAGCCATCTGGACGTTGAGGGCGCTTTGTCGTTTGCTAGGCATGCCTCTTAG
- a CDS encoding TerB N-terminal domain-containing protein, translating into MSHPQNSKDAREIETMGRKAKKSGSGTGMLVVAIVVAIIVAPKGGLTVFLVFVLGCVLVAIFSKKKEPATAANSSESSRAEPNGLNVSVSMTSAPTRKSRVQSVDEFLTVTLSSDSPSSSYRIERPSLETAPNVRWVSAEESIEIVGLSITGGRFYVGVPKRAEANSLDGCVLNPKANVAKSPSDVSTGTTDYWISYHSFSAEQRRAYLQWLASDRSDPRAHRSYPLLYLYGLERRVLVDGLQGKVDKTELESISTELKRLHSVYSAVLQTSYLESLVDFISVHLVQPARQYEQAPGTIINAFEVPLSVRVAFGQAAIDKKPVPVNWALAWALGDGAVYKRTPVTRCENEFRQLFLRKYAEQFREGIKLTANKTKLKGSPRTAFPALQSIEYPDYITSLPDIAAVTGPRNKIQQLVNECSDALDGYSRFLGRNPDAHGTLESALMLPIDLWPESARQELSSLVAAVANAPAVMTFGDLFGRFKASGNITRDKLTAFARVLGESGVAVEPDVRITGRAAKGGDFVALYATPPSASINQVDENYLSIALMVDLAASIAMADGKGSEQETATIYRQIESWPELTPRQQARLKARAAVQFAQPPSLASLKKRLEPLSLEAKIVAASLVVQTANADGVVSPAAVKMLEKLYQILGLDSTRLYSDLHGNAVVGGPSTQTTPATSGKESPAASKAAFSLDSSRIEALQKETAKVSALLAGVFAEDEPVAETADDVAEQPTARGLLGLDDAHSTFLRLLLSRPSWTRSELADAASDLDLMLDGAIEQVNEASLDHWDEPLTDGDDPVEINQEFAQRLATS; encoded by the coding sequence ATGAGTCATCCGCAAAATTCAAAAGACGCGAGAGAGATTGAGACCATGGGCCGGAAGGCGAAGAAATCGGGCTCCGGCACGGGCATGCTGGTTGTCGCCATCGTTGTTGCCATCATAGTTGCCCCCAAGGGCGGCTTAACCGTATTCCTTGTCTTCGTGCTGGGCTGCGTGCTCGTTGCCATCTTCTCGAAAAAAAAGGAACCGGCGACTGCCGCCAACAGCAGCGAATCTTCCCGAGCCGAACCAAATGGGCTCAACGTGAGTGTGTCGATGACGTCCGCCCCCACGCGCAAAAGCCGAGTTCAGTCGGTCGACGAGTTTTTAACAGTAACTCTGTCATCGGATTCACCCTCTTCCTCGTATCGCATTGAGCGCCCCTCGCTTGAAACGGCTCCTAACGTTCGTTGGGTGAGTGCCGAAGAGTCCATAGAAATCGTTGGATTATCCATTACGGGCGGCAGGTTCTACGTGGGGGTACCCAAGCGAGCCGAGGCCAACAGCCTTGACGGATGTGTCCTGAACCCGAAAGCGAACGTCGCGAAGTCTCCGAGCGACGTCTCGACCGGGACCACCGATTACTGGATAAGCTACCACTCATTTTCGGCAGAGCAGCGTCGCGCATACCTGCAATGGTTGGCTTCGGACCGCTCCGACCCGCGGGCCCATCGAAGCTACCCCCTGCTATACCTCTACGGATTGGAGAGACGTGTTCTGGTCGATGGACTGCAGGGCAAGGTCGACAAGACCGAGCTCGAATCTATCTCGACTGAGCTCAAACGCCTGCATTCAGTTTATTCGGCCGTCTTGCAGACCAGCTACTTAGAGAGCCTGGTTGACTTCATATCCGTACATCTGGTCCAGCCTGCACGCCAGTACGAGCAAGCGCCCGGAACTATCATCAATGCGTTCGAGGTGCCGCTGAGCGTTCGTGTGGCATTCGGCCAGGCAGCGATAGACAAGAAGCCGGTACCCGTGAACTGGGCACTCGCATGGGCGTTAGGCGACGGTGCCGTGTACAAGCGAACTCCCGTTACACGCTGCGAGAACGAATTCCGTCAGCTCTTCCTTCGAAAATACGCGGAGCAGTTTCGCGAGGGTATCAAGCTGACGGCGAACAAGACGAAGCTAAAGGGCTCACCTCGCACTGCTTTTCCAGCATTGCAGAGCATCGAATATCCGGACTACATTACCTCGCTTCCCGACATCGCCGCAGTAACGGGGCCTCGGAACAAAATCCAGCAACTGGTCAATGAATGTTCGGATGCCCTTGATGGTTACAGCAGATTCCTTGGAAGAAATCCAGATGCTCACGGGACGTTGGAAAGCGCCCTCATGCTTCCAATCGACCTCTGGCCGGAATCCGCACGCCAGGAACTTAGCTCTTTAGTGGCAGCCGTGGCCAATGCGCCGGCAGTGATGACGTTCGGCGACCTCTTTGGTCGTTTCAAGGCGTCGGGCAACATCACGCGCGACAAACTGACCGCATTCGCACGTGTTCTCGGAGAGTCCGGCGTTGCAGTCGAACCCGATGTTCGAATTACCGGTAGGGCTGCAAAAGGCGGCGACTTCGTTGCCTTGTATGCAACGCCGCCAAGCGCCTCTATCAATCAGGTCGATGAAAACTATCTGTCAATCGCCCTGATGGTCGACCTGGCAGCATCGATTGCAATGGCAGACGGCAAGGGGTCCGAGCAGGAGACTGCGACCATTTATCGCCAGATTGAATCGTGGCCCGAACTCACTCCGAGGCAACAGGCGCGGCTTAAAGCGCGTGCCGCTGTACAGTTTGCCCAGCCGCCGAGCCTTGCCAGCTTGAAGAAGCGCCTTGAGCCACTATCGTTAGAAGCGAAGATTGTTGCGGCGTCGCTGGTGGTCCAAACCGCGAACGCTGACGGCGTTGTGTCTCCGGCTGCGGTGAAGATGCTGGAAAAGCTCTACCAGATACTAGGTCTGGACTCGACGCGACTTTATAGCGACCTTCACGGCAATGCGGTTGTCGGCGGACCTTCTACCCAAACGACACCCGCAACCTCCGGGAAGGAATCGCCGGCCGCATCCAAAGCGGCTTTCTCGCTGGATTCTTCCCGAATTGAAGCTCTGCAGAAAGAGACCGCAAAGGTTTCGGCGCTATTGGCTGGTGTCTTCGCTGAAGATGAGCCAGTAGCCGAGACCGCCGATGACGTCGCAGAGCAGCCAACAGCGAGAGGTCTGCTTGGACTCGACGACGCACATTCCACGTTCTTGCGCCTACTTCTTTCACGACCGTCCTGGACTCGCTCGGAGCTGGCGGACGCAGCCTCTGACCTCGACTTAATGCTCGACGGCGCTATCGAACAGGTAAACGAAGCTTCTCTCGACCATTGGGATGAACCACTCACCGACGGCGACGACCCGGTCGAAATCAATCAGGAATTTGCACAAAGGTTAGCCACATCATGA
- a CDS encoding DUF262 domain-containing protein produces MTDISMLPSLLAPGQSCLASVQQLLEFGFDIPAFQRPYDWSEKQVSELIGDLSEAQRKDIQLFLGLVVVCPQPNGRFAIVDGQQRLTTLMLAIGASGATERVLRSGDTGVSSLWISPRHADVGFAKALVSSGGEIEQSLSQRRMAQAFKTLCAEKSLTLNTLLSAQVIVYVAPSLAGATGLFERINLRGKEVSQFDLVKNKLIEWAAVERDQAGRAAIEDFITERYDTLYRRLDPSNKAEPFDSDKLLRVHWILFTQKQFKSSDRVLAEVNAAIDDAFTNEKSIASWIESYLNSLVRVAEAWVAVERPYEATPSSWGHNLKRSLLDFARLGRDGELQPLIVAAILRWQAEAADLVRFCEITSFRSALAKKNSNHGRSYKWRVARQLYQGTWFDALGNPISRAADAVHQLFWANTPYWSKDEAREFGEDTTLEQFAAEVFPDTALDSARFHKDYRHLIHYFFWRYGVHLQHAKEWAPFTRMDISPFQDSVWFESEERFKGWDIEHIYPQTPADRDTREGRAHWKVMSQWVDHLGNLTVLPIPDNRGMQNLPFVEKLAWLREQKKVPFNELLATPDYRGNLLDKPHWGVNNCKKRSAQIRKAAAVLWGLDAVRQLGVGLYDNRLASYQEDVEEDGGEVADESTEISIA; encoded by the coding sequence ATGACAGACATTTCGATGCTGCCGTCGCTACTTGCCCCGGGGCAGTCTTGCCTTGCCAGTGTTCAGCAACTGCTCGAATTTGGCTTTGACATACCCGCCTTTCAGCGCCCATACGACTGGAGCGAGAAGCAGGTCAGCGAACTTATTGGCGACCTTTCCGAGGCACAGCGTAAAGATATCCAGCTCTTTCTAGGGCTTGTGGTCGTATGCCCACAACCGAACGGGCGCTTCGCAATCGTAGACGGGCAGCAGCGGCTAACTACTTTGATGTTAGCCATCGGCGCCTCGGGGGCGACTGAGCGAGTCTTGCGGTCTGGGGATACGGGGGTATCTTCTCTTTGGATATCACCGCGTCACGCGGACGTAGGTTTTGCCAAGGCACTCGTATCGTCAGGTGGCGAGATAGAGCAATCGCTCTCCCAAAGACGTATGGCGCAGGCGTTCAAAACGCTATGTGCAGAGAAAAGCTTGACTCTAAACACCCTGCTAAGCGCGCAAGTCATCGTATATGTCGCGCCGTCGTTAGCGGGAGCGACCGGGCTGTTCGAACGAATAAATCTTCGCGGCAAGGAAGTCTCGCAGTTTGACCTTGTAAAGAATAAGCTTATCGAATGGGCTGCGGTCGAGCGGGACCAAGCAGGACGGGCTGCAATCGAAGACTTCATCACGGAGCGCTACGACACGTTGTATCGCCGTCTTGACCCAAGTAACAAGGCCGAGCCCTTCGATTCCGACAAGCTTTTGCGAGTGCATTGGATACTATTTACGCAAAAGCAATTCAAGAGTTCAGACCGGGTGCTTGCGGAGGTCAATGCTGCAATAGACGACGCGTTCACAAACGAGAAATCTATAGCCAGTTGGATTGAGAGTTATCTTAACTCACTGGTACGCGTCGCTGAAGCGTGGGTCGCAGTTGAACGACCCTACGAGGCAACCCCCTCGTCCTGGGGGCACAATCTTAAGCGTTCCTTGTTGGACTTCGCACGCCTTGGCAGGGACGGAGAACTGCAGCCTTTAATCGTTGCTGCGATTCTGCGCTGGCAGGCCGAAGCCGCTGACCTTGTGCGCTTCTGTGAAATCACGTCATTTCGCAGTGCCCTCGCAAAAAAGAACAGTAATCATGGCAGGTCATATAAATGGCGGGTAGCGCGTCAGCTGTATCAGGGCACGTGGTTCGATGCGTTGGGCAATCCCATTTCTCGAGCGGCGGATGCGGTGCATCAACTGTTCTGGGCCAATACGCCGTACTGGAGCAAGGACGAGGCACGTGAATTCGGAGAAGACACGACTCTTGAGCAGTTTGCTGCGGAGGTTTTTCCCGATACTGCACTCGATAGCGCGCGCTTTCACAAGGACTATCGACACCTCATTCACTATTTTTTCTGGAGGTACGGGGTCCACTTGCAACACGCTAAGGAATGGGCACCTTTCACGCGCATGGACATCTCCCCGTTTCAAGACAGCGTCTGGTTCGAGTCGGAAGAGCGCTTCAAAGGATGGGACATCGAGCACATATATCCACAGACACCTGCGGACCGCGATACTCGCGAAGGTCGTGCACATTGGAAAGTCATGTCCCAATGGGTGGACCACCTTGGCAATCTGACTGTGCTCCCCATACCAGATAACAGAGGTATGCAGAATCTGCCATTCGTCGAAAAGCTCGCGTGGCTCCGTGAACAAAAGAAGGTGCCGTTCAACGAGCTGCTAGCAACCCCAGATTACAGGGGCAACCTGTTAGACAAGCCTCACTGGGGAGTCAACAACTGCAAAAAGCGCAGCGCTCAAATCAGGAAGGCTGCGGCAGTATTGTGGGGGTTGGATGCAGTAAGGCAACTTGGCGTGGGCCTATATGACAACCGCCTTGCTTCCTACCAAGAAGACGTCGAGGAGGACGGTGGGGAGGTTGCTGACGAGTCAACCGAAATCAGCATAGCGTGA
- a CDS encoding ATP-binding protein, with protein MTAIRPKDRDAVLQSLRAGVVPRIGQHLIQVGRVKELEALIQDITRVADGGSSFRVVVGEYGAGKTFFLNLVRAIALEKKLVTVHADLNPDRRLHASGGQARSLYAELAKNMSTRTKPDGGALAGIVEKFIGEAKTEAKATSRTSEEVIRTQLNELTEMVNGYDFADVIAAYCRGFDEGNEQLKGDAIRWLRGEFSTKTDARAALGVRTIIDDASVYDQLKLMARFVKLAGYGGMMVCLDELVNLYKLANVQARNSNYEQILRILNDSLQGSAEGLGFVLGGTPEFLLDTKRGLYSYTALQSRLAENTFATNGFVDYTGPVIRLASLTPEDFYVLLDKIRIVHAFGDATKAMLPQEAIPAFMAHCAMRLGDTYFRTPRTTITAFINLLAVLEQNPSADWRQLIGTLEVEKDTGGVADVATEGDDELASFRLG; from the coding sequence ATGACAGCCATTCGCCCGAAGGACCGCGACGCGGTCCTTCAATCTCTCCGTGCCGGTGTTGTTCCCCGAATCGGACAGCATCTAATCCAGGTTGGTCGCGTCAAAGAACTGGAGGCGCTGATTCAGGATATCACGCGAGTGGCGGATGGCGGCTCAAGCTTCCGCGTCGTCGTTGGCGAATACGGTGCCGGGAAAACGTTCTTCCTGAATCTCGTCCGAGCCATCGCACTCGAGAAGAAACTCGTCACCGTACATGCGGACCTGAATCCTGACCGGCGCCTGCATGCATCGGGAGGACAGGCTCGCTCGCTCTATGCCGAGCTCGCCAAGAACATGTCGACGCGCACGAAGCCGGACGGCGGAGCCCTAGCTGGCATTGTCGAGAAATTCATCGGAGAGGCCAAGACCGAAGCCAAGGCGACTAGCCGAACGAGCGAGGAAGTAATTCGTACGCAGCTAAACGAGTTGACCGAGATGGTGAATGGCTACGACTTTGCGGATGTCATTGCTGCCTACTGCCGCGGTTTCGACGAAGGAAACGAGCAACTCAAGGGCGATGCGATTCGCTGGTTGCGCGGTGAGTTCTCCACCAAGACCGATGCCCGCGCTGCACTCGGGGTTCGTACCATCATCGATGACGCATCGGTGTACGACCAACTCAAGCTCATGGCTCGGTTTGTCAAACTCGCCGGGTACGGCGGGATGATGGTGTGCCTCGACGAGCTGGTGAACCTGTACAAACTCGCGAACGTCCAGGCGCGGAACTCGAACTACGAACAGATTCTGCGGATTCTCAACGATTCGCTCCAGGGCTCTGCAGAAGGATTGGGGTTCGTTCTTGGGGGTACTCCCGAGTTTCTGCTCGATACGAAGCGGGGGCTCTATAGCTACACCGCACTTCAGTCGCGGCTTGCCGAAAACACGTTCGCCACGAATGGTTTTGTCGACTACACCGGTCCGGTGATACGGCTGGCCAGCCTTACGCCTGAGGACTTTTATGTCCTCCTGGATAAGATTCGCATCGTCCACGCGTTCGGCGACGCGACCAAGGCGATGTTGCCGCAGGAGGCGATTCCGGCCTTCATGGCGCATTGCGCCATGCGGCTCGGAGACACCTATTTCAGAACGCCGCGCACGACGATAACGGCGTTCATTAACCTGTTAGCGGTTCTGGAACAAAATCCGTCGGCTGACTGGCGGCAGTTGATTGGGACGCTCGAAGTCGAGAAGGATACGGGAGGCGTGGCTGACGTTGCGACCGAGGGTGACGATGAACTCGCCAGCTTCCGCCTCGGCTGA